The Gasterosteus aculeatus chromosome 17, fGasAcu3.hap1.1, whole genome shotgun sequence genome includes a window with the following:
- the glrx gene encoding glutaredoxin-1, which yields MAQQFVQTKIKGDKVVLFIKPTCSFCITAKDVLSKYKFKPGHFECIDISGRGDMDNLQDYFRELTGARTVPRVFIGEECVGGGSDVAALHKSGKLEKMLQSIGALQ from the exons ATGGCGCAGCAGTTTGTGCAAACTAAGATCAAAGGAGACAAAGTAGTGCTGTTCATCAAGCCCACGTGCTCCTTCTGCATTACGGCCAAGGATGTTTTGTCAAAATACAAATTCAAGCCGGGACATTTTGAGTGCATCGATATAAGTGGACGTGGCGACATGGACAACCTGCAGGACTACTTCCGGGAACTCACCGGAGCGCGCACG GTCCCGAGGGTGTTCATCGGCGAGGAGTGCGTCGGAGGCGGCAGCGACGTGGCGGCGCTTCACAAGAGCGGTAAACTGGAGAAGATGCTGCAGTCTATCGGAGCCCTGCAGTGA